The Scyliorhinus canicula chromosome 5, sScyCan1.1, whole genome shotgun sequence genome window below encodes:
- the LOC119966638 gene encoding transmembrane protein 249-like isoform X1, whose protein sequence is MFMQGLRKSWQNVFKSAEEILHRNLKSNPFHPFRIRQPNVYELNYLNNNLWIGIAMLIVSLIASALYLLSYMMGGMQFAGFFIFLILLGLWLIITSIGRRNLIIDLDEDTYEFYIHRYLQHKGTLDEVYIRLTAQKSGQGKFYYKLILNGTYIEVISLTGIKFSTNREKLEKLGMRLAAKLNLNYFDCVDLTANHVIRHWPQHKSEDPAEKTKDCAVCV, encoded by the exons ATGTTTATGCAAGGACTGAGGAAAAGCTGGCAAAATGTCTTCAAATCAGCAGAAGAGATTCTGCACAGAAACCTGAAGAGCAACCCATTCCACCCGTTCAGAATTCGACAACCCAATG TCTATGAGCTCAACTACTTAAACAATAACTTATGGATCGGCATTGCTATGTTAATTGTCTCGCTCATTGCATCCGCCCTTTACCTGTTGAGCTACATGATG GGCGGCATGCAGTTTGCTGGATTCTTCATCTTCCTGATTCTGTTGGGCCTATGGCTCATTATCACATCCATCGGCAGGAGGAACCTCATCATCGATTTGGACGAGGACACCTATGAATTCTACATCCACCGTTACCTTCAGCACAAGGGCACCCTGGACGAAGTCTACATCAGGCTTACCGCCCAGAAATCCG GACAGGGCAAGTTTTACTACAAATTAATCCTGAATGGTACTTACATTGAAGTAATAAGTCTGACTGGGATCAAGTTCTCCACCAATCGAGAG aaGCTTGAAAAGTTAGGAATGAGGCTGGCTGCCAAGTTAAACTTGAACTATTTCGATTGTGTGGATTTAACAGCCAATCATGTCATCAGGCACTGGCCTCAGCACAAATCCGAAGACCCAGCAGAGAAAACAAAGGATTGTGCTGTGTGTGTTTAA
- the LOC119966638 gene encoding transmembrane protein 249-like isoform X2 yields the protein MFMQGLRKSWQNVFKSAEEILHRNLKSNPFHPFRIRQPNVYELNYLNNNLWIGIAMLIVSLIASALYLLSYMMGGMQFAGFFIFLILLGLWLIITSIGRRNLIIDLDEDTYEFYIHRYLQHKGTLDEVYIRLTAQKSGQGKFYYKLILNGTYIEVISLTGIKFSTNRELEKLGMRLAAKLNLNYFDCVDLTANHVIRHWPQHKSEDPAEKTKDCAVCV from the exons ATGTTTATGCAAGGACTGAGGAAAAGCTGGCAAAATGTCTTCAAATCAGCAGAAGAGATTCTGCACAGAAACCTGAAGAGCAACCCATTCCACCCGTTCAGAATTCGACAACCCAATG TCTATGAGCTCAACTACTTAAACAATAACTTATGGATCGGCATTGCTATGTTAATTGTCTCGCTCATTGCATCCGCCCTTTACCTGTTGAGCTACATGATG GGCGGCATGCAGTTTGCTGGATTCTTCATCTTCCTGATTCTGTTGGGCCTATGGCTCATTATCACATCCATCGGCAGGAGGAACCTCATCATCGATTTGGACGAGGACACCTATGAATTCTACATCCACCGTTACCTTCAGCACAAGGGCACCCTGGACGAAGTCTACATCAGGCTTACCGCCCAGAAATCCG GACAGGGCAAGTTTTACTACAAATTAATCCTGAATGGTACTTACATTGAAGTAATAAGTCTGACTGGGATCAAGTTCTCCACCAATCGAGAG CTTGAAAAGTTAGGAATGAGGCTGGCTGCCAAGTTAAACTTGAACTATTTCGATTGTGTGGATTTAACAGCCAATCATGTCATCAGGCACTGGCCTCAGCACAAATCCGAAGACCCAGCAGAGAAAACAAAGGATTGTGCTGTGTGTGTTTAA